From a region of the Candidatus Abyssobacteria bacterium SURF_5 genome:
- the bamD gene encoding outer membrane protein assembly factor BamD, whose amino-acid sequence MSFTDSSIMGKLLRIPVVAGSAVLVILLSQYESHGQLLLFGHAQRRFDRCTELYESGQHAGAQECMRSFLADYPHSRWTEPALFLDAKLETNARHAAGKFRRFLYDYPESSYAAEAGLLLGELYELFGDSLNAQQYYFRVYRDHKTSRFHAEAGLRAAKCMLLNGDVATAKEHLEEFLGTYHEYPLSTRGKERYADALYQAGELLRAQAQYREAISESPQGAFVSPHCYLRIAEIYEEMEEHEAALETYRQFLKVFPNSFFRETAEQRMGQLGRSLRSEVQKEARAYVLEAGRFNNEPDAVARAARLKTLGYQVYIVQKVSQRQGLFSVRLGPYSTKELVLAVADRLEAAGLETTLLPMKGGERDSLNE is encoded by the coding sequence GTGAGTTTCACCGACAGTTCGATCATGGGAAAACTTCTCCGGATTCCAGTCGTGGCAGGCTCAGCAGTTTTGGTCATCCTGCTCTCACAGTACGAGTCGCACGGACAATTGCTGCTGTTTGGGCATGCGCAGCGGCGATTCGATCGGTGTACGGAGTTGTATGAGAGCGGCCAACATGCCGGCGCGCAAGAATGCATGCGATCCTTTCTTGCCGATTATCCTCACAGCCGCTGGACGGAGCCTGCCCTTTTTCTCGATGCCAAACTGGAGACCAACGCACGTCACGCCGCCGGAAAATTCCGGCGTTTTCTGTACGATTATCCCGAAAGTTCATATGCCGCTGAAGCGGGTCTGCTGCTTGGAGAATTGTACGAGCTGTTTGGAGATTCGTTAAACGCCCAGCAGTATTATTTTCGCGTCTACCGAGATCATAAGACCAGCCGATTTCATGCCGAGGCCGGCCTTCGTGCAGCAAAGTGCATGCTGCTCAACGGCGACGTCGCTACGGCGAAGGAACACCTCGAGGAATTTCTGGGAACGTACCATGAATATCCATTAAGTACCCGCGGTAAAGAACGATATGCCGATGCACTGTATCAAGCGGGAGAATTATTGCGGGCACAGGCGCAGTATCGCGAGGCAATATCGGAGAGTCCGCAGGGCGCCTTTGTCTCCCCGCATTGCTATCTTCGTATAGCGGAAATATACGAAGAAATGGAAGAGCATGAAGCGGCCTTAGAAACGTATCGCCAATTCCTCAAGGTGTTTCCCAACTCGTTTTTTCGAGAAACGGCGGAGCAGAGAATGGGCCAACTGGGCCGGTCGCTTCGATCGGAAGTCCAGAAAGAAGCTCGGGCGTACGTGCTCGAGGCGGGTCGTTTCAACAATGAACCCGATGCCGTTGCACGGGCGGCGCGACTGAAAACACTCGGTTATCAGGTATATATTGTGCAGAAGGTTTCCCAGCGGCAGGGCCTGTTTTCAGTCCGGCTCGGGCCCTATTCGACAAAAGAACTTGTTCTCGCCGTCGCCGACAGGTTGGAGGCTGCCGGCCTGGAGACGACGCTGCTGCCGATGAAGGGCGGTGAAAGGGACTCTTTGAATGAATGA
- a CDS encoding metallophosphoesterase, which yields MRYAIICDVHGNLEAFEAVLAEIKRQNVNQILHLGDIVGYNSNPNECVELLISENITSIMGNHDAAACGLDDPLWFNSAAKQAVMWTRSKLEPKYRDHLRALPENLIIDGRILLAHGSPEMRDNYILDWMDAMRQFVVLEKMKVNICFFGHSHLPALFAYRGFNHDLNQHGKHSLDKNNRYLVNFGGLGQPRDGDPRTCFGIFDSEEMTVEFFRLKYDILKCAKKVELAGLDIYLAERLMAGV from the coding sequence ATGCGGTATGCGATCATCTGTGACGTTCATGGAAATCTCGAAGCGTTCGAAGCTGTGCTGGCCGAGATAAAACGCCAGAACGTGAACCAGATCCTTCACTTGGGAGATATTGTTGGATACAACTCCAATCCAAATGAATGCGTTGAACTGCTGATCAGCGAAAATATCACCTCGATCATGGGAAATCACGATGCCGCGGCGTGTGGCCTGGACGACCCGCTGTGGTTCAATTCCGCCGCCAAACAAGCGGTCATGTGGACCAGAAGCAAATTGGAACCGAAATATCGCGACCATTTGCGGGCATTGCCCGAAAACCTCATTATCGACGGCCGCATCCTGCTGGCGCACGGCTCCCCCGAAATGCGCGATAACTATATACTGGATTGGATGGACGCAATGCGTCAATTTGTGGTCCTGGAAAAAATGAAAGTCAATATCTGCTTCTTCGGCCACAGCCACCTGCCCGCGCTGTTTGCCTACCGCGGATTCAATCACGATCTCAACCAGCACGGAAAACATTCGCTTGACAAGAACAACCGATATTTAGTAAATTTCGGAGGACTCGGACAGCCGCGCGACGGCGATCCCCGGACGTGCTTCGGCATCTTTGATTCTGAAGAGATGACCGTGGAATTTTTCCGGCTGAAGTACGACATCCTTAAATGTGCAAAAAAGGTCGAGCTCGCAGGACTCGACATCTACCTGGCTGAACGGCTGATGGCGGGCGTCTGA
- the mutS gene encoding DNA mismatch repair protein MutS, whose translation MNDELTPMLRQYTRIKEMHRDSILFFRMGDFYEMFYDDARVASEILDIALTSRDSTKKENRVPMCGIPYHAAKSYISKLLRANKTVAICEQMEDPKQVKGIVKREVIRVITPGTVLEPELLDENVNNYLAAGAISEEGVGIAFVDVSTGEFLATQRNGSNPAGLLLEELLRIAPSEFLFPSTKVDSAFKAELDRNCRGLSLRALDDWIFALPQATSAIITHYGLHSINGLGLDDMPLAASAVGAVIHYLKDTYRASLAHLKYPSPFTRGDYMIVDANTQRNLELLCTLRDKSKRGSLLGVLDASITSMGGRKLRSWVLRPLMQLEKIISRQDAVGELVDCNSLRLRLRSILSEVHDIERLVGRISGPGAGARDMVALKDSLLKIPLLKEALQNSSAELLRSAVHSLDVMEETTSLIARALVDSPPLVTTEGNMIRDGYNPELDNLRSLVKDGKDWIALLQKKETRRTGITSLKVGYNKVFGYYIEITKPNLSLVPPDYIRKQTLVNAERFITPELKERESAILGAEERMANLERELFLDLRDRICAESSRIQLNAELVAEVDVLQSLAHIAAANDYCRPELNTSFSLTVEECRHPVLEQLNLEQQFVPNDAHLSEDGWLLVITGPNMAGKSTFLRQVALIVLMAQMGSFVPARRAVLGLVDRIFTRVGASDNLIGGESTFMVEMTETANILNNATSRSLVILDEIGRGTSTYDGMSIAWSVAEFIHNRIGAKTLFATHYHELTELSSELGHVRNLNVAVREWNNQVIFLYKVIEGSSDHSYGIHVAKLAGLPLDVVARARKVLADLEKANPKRRLRRRTESDQLQLFAPAPSSPVEEELRKLNIDRLTPLEGLSKLAELKKRLDSEGR comes from the coding sequence ATGAATGACGAGCTGACGCCCATGCTGCGCCAATACACGCGCATCAAGGAGATGCATCGTGACTCGATCCTTTTCTTTCGGATGGGCGATTTTTACGAGATGTTCTATGATGATGCGAGGGTCGCGTCGGAAATCCTCGACATCGCGCTCACCTCGCGCGACTCTACGAAAAAAGAAAATCGGGTGCCGATGTGCGGGATCCCCTATCATGCTGCGAAGAGCTACATCTCAAAGCTGCTCCGCGCGAACAAAACCGTCGCCATCTGCGAACAGATGGAGGATCCGAAACAAGTCAAAGGGATTGTGAAACGGGAGGTGATCCGGGTCATCACACCGGGCACCGTTCTCGAACCGGAACTGCTCGATGAAAACGTTAACAACTATCTTGCGGCAGGCGCGATTTCGGAGGAGGGCGTCGGCATAGCTTTTGTTGATGTTTCAACGGGCGAATTTTTGGCCACGCAAAGAAATGGATCCAATCCGGCTGGTCTTCTGCTGGAGGAATTGTTAAGGATTGCCCCTTCAGAATTCCTGTTTCCTTCCACGAAGGTCGATTCTGCGTTCAAGGCTGAGCTCGACAGAAACTGTCGAGGTCTATCACTTCGCGCTCTTGACGACTGGATTTTCGCGCTGCCCCAGGCAACCTCTGCGATCATTACGCATTACGGGCTTCATTCAATCAACGGCCTCGGGTTGGACGATATGCCGCTGGCCGCATCGGCGGTCGGCGCAGTTATCCATTACCTGAAGGATACCTATCGGGCCTCTTTGGCGCATTTGAAGTACCCATCGCCCTTCACGCGCGGCGACTACATGATTGTCGACGCAAACACGCAGCGGAACCTAGAACTGTTGTGTACGCTGCGGGACAAGAGCAAGCGGGGCTCGCTGCTGGGGGTTCTTGATGCGAGCATCACCTCGATGGGCGGCCGCAAGCTGCGCTCGTGGGTGCTTCGCCCGCTCATGCAACTTGAAAAAATAATCAGTCGGCAGGATGCGGTCGGCGAGCTGGTTGATTGCAACAGCCTTCGGCTGCGCCTTCGCTCTATTTTGAGCGAGGTCCACGACATCGAGCGGCTGGTTGGAAGGATATCGGGCCCGGGCGCGGGCGCGCGAGATATGGTTGCGCTGAAAGACTCGCTATTAAAAATTCCGCTTCTCAAGGAGGCCTTGCAGAATTCTTCGGCAGAGCTGCTTCGTTCGGCAGTTCATTCGCTTGACGTGATGGAGGAGACCACTTCCCTGATCGCGCGGGCTCTTGTCGACTCGCCGCCTCTCGTAACAACCGAAGGCAACATGATCCGCGACGGCTACAATCCGGAGCTTGACAACCTGCGCTCGCTGGTGAAGGACGGCAAGGACTGGATTGCGCTCCTGCAGAAAAAAGAAACGAGGCGCACCGGCATAACATCTTTGAAGGTCGGCTACAACAAAGTATTCGGTTATTATATCGAAATAACCAAGCCGAACCTTTCGCTTGTGCCGCCTGACTATATCCGGAAGCAGACGCTCGTGAACGCCGAGCGCTTCATCACGCCCGAATTAAAGGAGCGCGAGAGCGCGATTTTGGGAGCCGAAGAGCGGATGGCGAATCTTGAGCGGGAGCTTTTTCTTGATTTGCGCGATCGTATCTGCGCGGAATCGAGCCGTATTCAGCTGAACGCCGAACTCGTAGCCGAAGTCGATGTGCTGCAATCGCTGGCGCATATAGCGGCGGCAAACGATTATTGCCGCCCCGAATTGAACACCTCATTTTCTCTCACAGTTGAAGAATGCCGGCATCCGGTTCTGGAACAACTGAACCTAGAACAACAATTTGTTCCGAACGATGCCCATCTGTCGGAGGATGGCTGGTTACTGGTCATCACCGGCCCGAATATGGCCGGGAAGTCGACTTTTCTCCGCCAGGTGGCCCTGATCGTGCTCATGGCGCAGATGGGATCGTTTGTGCCGGCGCGGCGTGCAGTATTGGGGCTGGTTGACCGGATTTTCACGAGGGTAGGCGCCTCTGACAATCTCATTGGAGGGGAGAGCACCTTCATGGTGGAAATGACCGAGACGGCCAACATTCTGAACAATGCAACGAGCCGCAGTCTGGTGATTCTCGACGAGATCGGGCGGGGCACGAGCACTTACGACGGCATGAGTATTGCGTGGTCGGTTGCTGAATTCATCCACAACCGGATTGGCGCCAAGACATTGTTTGCTACACACTATCATGAGTTGACGGAACTCTCGAGTGAACTGGGGCACGTGAGGAATCTGAACGTTGCGGTCCGGGAATGGAACAACCAGGTGATCTTTCTCTACAAGGTGATCGAAGGAAGCTCGGACCACAGTTACGGGATTCATGTGGCGAAGCTGGCCGGCCTGCCGCTCGATGTGGTGGCCCGCGCGCGGAAGGTGCTGGCCGATCTTGAGAAGGCGAACCCAAAGCGGAGGCTCAGGCGGCGAACGGAATCGGACCAGTTGCAGCTCTTTGCGCCCGCTCCGAGTTCTCCCGTGGAGGAAGAGTTGCGCAAGCTGAATATCGATCGGCTCACCCCGCTCGAAGGGTTATCGAAATTGGCTGAACTCAAGAAGAGGCTCGACAGCGAAGGAAGGTGA
- the miaB gene encoding tRNA (N6-isopentenyl adenosine(37)-C2)-methylthiotransferase MiaB: MKMAEQKGVAVSEIMRPKSFHIITFGCQMNQHDSEAIEGALLNAGYVPAGAVDSADIILFNTCCVRDHAEQRLYSRISQLQHLKGQRPGLILGIGGCVAQKEKESLPQKFPQIDLVFGTNAVYDIVSLIERAAHGEKPVVSTPEDGPALRADAYSAHVPGRYHAWVSVMRGCDNYCSYCIVPYVRGAQRSKHPEEVVEEVERLVQRGVKEVTLLGQNVNSYGQDLGCETTFSKLLQRLDQIEGLLRIRFTTSHPKDISADLMRAFRELPTVCEHLHLPVQSGSSRILRLMNRGYTAQRYLETAAKLREYVPDIALTTDVIVGFPGETDDDFEATRALLDEIRFDGAYIFKYSPRQGTAAALMEGAIAREIVKRRHHVLLDLQKRISQERLAQLLGTQQTVLPEQPDKKRAGHLMGKTRGHRTASFFAPPSLDLFGKEISVRVFRIDGWTLIGEMSLKKE; the protein is encoded by the coding sequence ATGAAAATGGCAGAACAAAAAGGAGTTGCTGTTTCGGAGATAATGCGGCCAAAGTCGTTCCATATCATTACCTTCGGCTGCCAAATGAATCAACACGATTCAGAAGCCATTGAGGGCGCTCTGCTTAATGCCGGATATGTGCCGGCGGGCGCAGTGGACTCGGCGGACATCATTCTTTTCAATACGTGTTGTGTTCGGGACCATGCCGAGCAGAGGCTATACAGCAGGATATCTCAGTTGCAGCACTTGAAGGGACAGCGCCCGGGCCTCATTTTGGGTATCGGCGGCTGTGTCGCGCAAAAGGAAAAGGAGAGCTTGCCCCAAAAGTTTCCACAGATAGATCTCGTTTTTGGTACGAATGCTGTCTATGATATTGTTTCTCTTATTGAGCGGGCGGCTCACGGCGAGAAGCCTGTGGTATCCACGCCGGAAGACGGACCTGCTCTCCGCGCGGATGCCTATTCGGCACACGTGCCGGGGCGGTATCATGCCTGGGTTTCCGTCATGCGGGGCTGTGACAATTACTGCTCGTACTGCATTGTTCCGTATGTTCGTGGCGCGCAAAGGAGCAAGCATCCTGAAGAGGTGGTCGAAGAGGTCGAGAGACTGGTACAACGGGGAGTGAAGGAGGTGACCCTTCTCGGGCAGAATGTGAACTCATACGGGCAGGATCTGGGCTGCGAGACGACGTTTTCGAAGCTTCTGCAGCGGTTGGATCAAATCGAAGGGCTTCTGCGGATTCGTTTCACGACCTCTCATCCGAAGGATATCTCCGCCGATCTCATGCGGGCGTTTCGAGAACTGCCGACGGTGTGCGAGCACCTGCATCTTCCGGTGCAATCCGGATCTTCGCGAATCCTGCGGCTGATGAATCGGGGGTATACGGCGCAGCGATATCTGGAGACCGCGGCAAAGCTGCGGGAGTATGTTCCTGACATTGCTCTTACGACTGATGTCATTGTCGGTTTCCCCGGTGAGACGGATGATGATTTCGAGGCCACACGAGCGTTGCTCGACGAAATCCGGTTTGACGGCGCGTATATTTTTAAGTACTCTCCGCGGCAGGGAACTGCAGCCGCCCTGATGGAAGGCGCAATCGCGAGAGAAATCGTCAAGCGACGGCATCATGTTCTGCTGGATCTTCAGAAGAGAATCAGTCAGGAACGTCTGGCTCAACTATTGGGGACGCAGCAGACTGTATTGCCTGAACAGCCGGACAAAAAACGTGCCGGCCATTTGATGGGTAAGACGCGGGGCCACAGGACTGCCTCGTTTTTTGCACCCCCCTCACTTGATTTATTCGGGAAGGAGATTTCCGTCCGCGTATTTCGGATCGACGGATGGACGCTGATAGGAGAGATGTCGCTCAAAAAAGAATAA
- a CDS encoding Lrp/AsnC family transcriptional regulator, whose product MKAYVLISLTPGLEEKACSHVSAIPGVVELTTVFGQWDLIVVVEAETLDALSRLVVRQIRGVQGVQATETLIAGQI is encoded by the coding sequence ATGAAAGCCTATGTGCTGATCAGTCTCACGCCGGGTCTGGAGGAGAAAGCTTGTTCACACGTGAGCGCCATTCCGGGGGTCGTTGAACTCACGACGGTCTTCGGTCAATGGGACCTTATCGTCGTTGTAGAAGCCGAAACCCTCGACGCTCTCTCGCGCCTTGTTGTCCGCCAGATTCGAGGCGTTCAAGGGGTTCAGGCGACCGAAACACTGATTGCAGGACAAATCTGA
- a CDS encoding FAD-binding protein, with protein sequence MECDRSYTTDLLIIGSEGAGGHAAIEARQRGVDVLIVTKGKISQCGASQMAGADFNVDGRSAKSLGFAGDERDSAERFFSDIVREGLYLNNQRMVEKYVEYCPKAMKDLLDWGMRVYLYESAHSEEVARGVISSGVLWVRAIRKRVKELGIPLLNDHMVIDLLTAGGRVNGAVALDLRSGETALVNCKAIILATGGWHRAYRITSGPYDLTGDGTAMAFRAGATLSSMELVQFIPLCVYWPPLAAGSICTYIFSQFPGVGEQVHLLNRSGLRFMEKYDANALEKSTKAIVSIASELEVEAGLGSPRGGVFFSLAHLGAEMIEMIIQGIKLQFLEQFNEKRHEFTHLLLDLLEQCKHGDIEVGNAAHYMLGGIKVDECARTSIGGLFAAGECSCGLWGAARVASACSQAGAQGKVAGETAAEYIKQVRLSPADREQIKSILDEVSRPLARKNGVNANEILTRMHQISGRHLWVIKEGAGLKKATAALELLEKDVQEAAVIATRSKALNYEWIRLLELRNMITCLKLSANTAFMREESRGEFYRRDFTVTNNDDWLRVLEVTGGGQGIRIEKVKPIVTSIAPPSGKFAFEQAVNVSTASLKR encoded by the coding sequence ATGGAATGCGACCGCAGCTACACGACCGATCTGCTCATAATCGGCAGCGAAGGGGCCGGCGGTCATGCTGCCATCGAGGCCCGGCAGCGGGGCGTTGATGTATTAATTGTAACGAAGGGCAAAATCAGCCAATGCGGCGCCTCTCAGATGGCGGGCGCGGATTTCAACGTCGATGGCCGCAGTGCAAAGTCGCTCGGGTTCGCCGGCGACGAGCGCGACAGCGCCGAGCGATTCTTCTCGGATATCGTGCGGGAGGGATTGTATCTCAACAATCAGCGCATGGTAGAGAAATACGTTGAGTATTGCCCGAAGGCGATGAAGGATCTGCTCGACTGGGGCATGCGGGTGTACCTGTACGAATCGGCGCATTCGGAGGAAGTGGCGCGAGGGGTCATCTCATCGGGAGTCCTGTGGGTGCGGGCGATTCGGAAGCGAGTGAAAGAACTTGGAATCCCATTGCTGAACGATCATATGGTGATCGATCTATTGACTGCGGGCGGAAGAGTGAATGGCGCGGTTGCGCTCGATCTGCGGAGCGGCGAGACAGCGCTCGTCAACTGCAAAGCAATCATCCTTGCGACGGGCGGGTGGCACAGGGCATATCGCATCACGTCGGGCCCGTATGACCTTACGGGCGACGGGACTGCAATGGCGTTTCGCGCGGGCGCAACGCTTTCTTCGATGGAGTTGGTCCAATTCATTCCGCTGTGCGTTTATTGGCCTCCGCTGGCCGCCGGCTCCATCTGCACTTACATCTTCAGTCAGTTTCCGGGCGTTGGGGAGCAGGTTCACCTGCTGAACCGGTCGGGCCTGCGCTTCATGGAGAAGTACGACGCGAACGCGCTTGAGAAGAGCACGAAAGCGATTGTGTCAATTGCATCGGAGCTCGAAGTCGAGGCCGGATTGGGGAGCCCGCGCGGCGGCGTTTTTTTCTCGCTGGCGCACCTTGGTGCGGAGATGATCGAGATGATCATACAGGGGATCAAGCTCCAGTTTCTGGAGCAGTTCAACGAGAAGCGGCACGAATTCACTCATTTGCTGTTGGACCTTCTGGAGCAGTGCAAGCATGGAGACATTGAAGTCGGTAATGCGGCTCACTATATGCTTGGGGGGATCAAGGTGGACGAGTGCGCACGGACGAGCATCGGCGGGTTGTTTGCCGCGGGAGAATGCTCGTGCGGGCTGTGGGGAGCCGCACGCGTGGCCTCGGCGTGCTCACAGGCGGGCGCCCAGGGGAAAGTTGCAGGGGAAACGGCGGCGGAATATATCAAGCAAGTCAGGCTGTCGCCGGCGGACCGGGAACAGATAAAATCGATTCTCGACGAGGTTTCAAGACCCCTTGCCCGAAAGAACGGAGTGAATGCGAACGAGATACTGACGCGAATGCATCAGATATCGGGCCGGCACCTGTGGGTGATAAAGGAGGGCGCCGGCCTGAAAAAAGCGACCGCGGCCCTCGAGCTTCTGGAGAAAGACGTTCAGGAGGCGGCAGTCATTGCTACCAGGAGCAAAGCGCTCAATTATGAATGGATTCGCCTGCTTGAGCTGAGAAACATGATCACCTGTCTGAAACTCAGTGCGAACACTGCATTCATGCGGGAGGAGAGCCGGGGCGAATTTTACCGTCGTGATTTCACGGTGACCAACAACGACGACTGGCTTCGCGTGCTGGAGGTGACCGGCGGAGGGCAGGGGATTCGGATCGAAAAGGTGAAGCCGATTGTAACCAGCATCGCTCCCCCATCGGGCAAATTCGCTTTTGAACAGGCAGTGAACGTCTCCACGGCATCGCTCAAGCGGTGA
- the hisH gene encoding imidazole glycerol phosphate synthase subunit HisH, translating into MIAIVDYQMGNLRSVQKAFESKGFKACITQDKSAILDAGGVVLPGVGAFGDCYKELSSRKLIEPLLEWIQADRPFLGICLGLQVLLNSSEESKGVTGLHVIPGTVKRFSANGLKVPHMGWNQVRYPVANGAGSTSCPLFEGIPNNTYFYFVHSYFVQPESIGIVSGWTTYGSTFASAVWRGNLFATQFHPEKSQEAGLKIIENFGALALRTRADNSKAGSRVNL; encoded by the coding sequence ATGATCGCAATCGTTGACTACCAGATGGGAAATCTGCGCAGTGTCCAAAAGGCTTTTGAATCCAAAGGATTTAAAGCTTGCATTACCCAGGACAAATCGGCTATTCTGGATGCAGGCGGAGTAGTCCTTCCGGGCGTCGGGGCTTTCGGTGACTGCTATAAGGAGCTTAGCTCGCGCAAGCTCATCGAGCCCTTGCTCGAGTGGATACAGGCGGACCGGCCGTTCCTGGGTATCTGCCTGGGGCTGCAGGTTCTCTTGAATTCCAGTGAAGAGAGCAAGGGGGTAACCGGACTTCACGTGATTCCTGGTACCGTAAAACGTTTCTCCGCGAATGGATTGAAGGTCCCTCATATGGGATGGAACCAGGTCCGCTATCCCGTTGCCAATGGAGCCGGATCAACTTCATGTCCCCTTTTTGAGGGAATTCCCAATAATACCTATTTCTATTTCGTTCATTCCTATTTTGTGCAGCCTGAATCCATCGGCATCGTCTCAGGCTGGACGACATACGGCTCCACCTTCGCATCGGCTGTCTGGCGCGGAAATCTGTTCGCAACTCAGTTCCACCCGGAAAAGAGCCAGGAGGCCGGCTTGAAGATAATAGAAAATTTCGGCGCCCTTGCCCTGCGCACCCGTGCAGACAATTCAAAAGCCGGCTCGCGAGTAAACCTATGA
- the hisB gene encoding imidazoleglycerol-phosphate dehydratase HisB, translating to MRNATIKRKTSETDITVSLSLDGKGEYDIRTGVAFLDHMLSLMTRHGFFDVKLGAQGDLEVDAHHTVEDVGLCLGKAFAKALGKKEKIARYGSARVPMDEALAQVDVDISSRPFMVFNARIPKKKLGQFDAELTREFLIAFANSAQITLHVNLLYGENVHHSIEAIFKALGRALSQATRLDERIDGVLSTKGEL from the coding sequence ATGCGAAACGCCACAATAAAACGAAAGACTTCGGAAACCGACATCACGGTCTCCCTCTCGCTCGACGGCAAAGGCGAGTACGACATCCGCACCGGAGTGGCCTTCCTCGACCACATGCTCTCACTCATGACCCGGCACGGATTCTTCGATGTGAAACTGGGCGCGCAAGGCGATCTCGAGGTGGATGCCCACCATACGGTGGAGGATGTCGGCCTGTGCCTGGGCAAAGCCTTCGCAAAAGCCCTCGGAAAGAAAGAAAAAATAGCCCGTTACGGATCGGCGCGGGTCCCGATGGATGAGGCCCTGGCTCAGGTCGATGTGGATATTTCATCGCGACCATTTATGGTGTTCAATGCCAGGATCCCAAAAAAGAAGCTCGGACAGTTCGACGCCGAACTCACGCGCGAGTTCCTGATCGCCTTCGCGAATTCCGCCCAAATCACCTTGCATGTCAACCTGCTGTATGGCGAAAACGTACATCATTCGATCGAGGCAATTTTCAAGGCGCTCGGACGCGCTCTCTCGCAGGCGACGCGGCTTGACGAGCGAATCGACGGGGTTCTCTCCACTAAGGGGGAGCTTTGA